ACTTGTAACAGGCGTAGGAACACAGTTAACACTTACACCTGATAAATATGAGCTTGCACAGAATTATCCGAATCCGTTCAACCCGACAACAAAGATCAACTTCTCACTTCCAAAGCAGGGCTTTGTAAGCTTGAATATATTTGATGTAACGGGCAGAGAAGTTGCTAAGCTTGTTAATGAAGTTACAGAAGCAGGATATCATTCAGTTGATTTCAATGCATCAAACTTTGCAAGTGGTGTTTACTTCTACAGAATTGAAGCAGGAGAATTTACCGATACAAGAAGAATGATGCTTATTAAGTAAATCTCATAAATTTAGTATTATTTTTAGAGTACAGCCCGTTCGGATTATGAATCCGGACGGGCTTTTTGTTTTCACACTGAGTCTTTAAAATACTTCAAAACTTACTTAAATGAGGGGTTTTTTTAGGTTAAATTCTTTATATTTGCATGTATTCTTGTCTTAGCAGGCAGAATCTAAGTTTATAGGAAACTCACCCCCATGGACTGAAATCAACTGAAGATTTTTTTACCACCGAAATTACTGTTTAAAATTTATGATGAATTTACAGCCTGTAACTTTAAAAGGCGAAAGAGTAACACTTATTCCCCTCAGTATTGAACATTTAGACGGACTATATGATGCAATCATTCACGAAGATGTATGGGCATACAGATTAGAAAAAATTACTACTGAAGACGGACTTCGAAAGTTTATGCAAGTAGCTCTTGACGGAGAAAAAGAGAAAGAAATTTATGCATTCACAATTATTGATAACGAAACAGGTAAGATAATTGGAACAACCAGGTTTGCAGATATCTCGCCGGAAAATCATTTTCTGGAAATCGGCTGGACTTCTATTTCTCCCGAAGTAATGCGTTCAAAAGTAAATACTGAATGCAAATATCTGCTTCTTAAGCATTGCTTCGAAACACTTAAAACCGTAAGAGTTTGTTTTAAGACTTTATCAATTAATAAGCGCTCTCAAAATGCTATTCTTAGAATCGGAGCAAAGCATGAGGGAACTTTAAGATGGATAGGAAAAACTTCTGACGGTGAATTTGTAGATGTAGTCTATTTCAGTATAATACAACCGGAATGGGAAAGCGTAAAATCCCATCTGGAAAATTTACTTATAAAAAAATATTAACCCGAAAATTTAAACCACATAAGAAATGAAAACCGAACAATCAAAATGGACACCGGAAGGCGGCTGGGAACACTTAACGAATACTAAAATTAATGAAGGTGCTCAGTTATTATTATTATTTGGAAAAGGACAGCATCTAAAAGATGCATCATTAATAAACGATATTAAAAAAAGATACCCTCTGGCAAAAATTATTGGGTGCTCAACATCAGGTGAAATAGTAGGAACAAACGTAATAGATAACTCTATCATTGCTACTGCCGTTCAGTTCAAGTCTTCACATCTGGCAGAACATAGTTTGAAAATAGGTTCCACAGATGAAAGTTTTGATATAGGAAGAAAGTTAGTTGAAGGATTTAATCAGGGCGGTTTAAAACATATTTTTGTACTTTCAGATGGTTTGAATATTAACGGCTCAGAGTTAGTTGCAGGTATGCGTTCTGTTCTTCCTGAAGGCGTACAGGTCACAGGCGGATTAGCAGGTGACGGTGCAGACTTTAAAGAAACAGTTGTAATAAATAGCCATGGTACGGCAGAATCCAAAGTCATTAATGCAATTGCTTTATATGGTGAAGACCTTACAATTGGTTATGGTTCGTTTGGCGGATGGGATAGTTTTGGTATAGACCGTTTAGTTACAAAATCCAAAGCAAATGTACTTTATGAACTGGATAACTCCCCTGCTTTAGAATTATATAAATCATTCCTGGGTGACCAGGCTGAAGCACTTCCCGCATCAGGATTGTTATTCCCTTTAAGTATGAGAATGGAAACTGATTCGCAGCCGGTAGTAAGAACAATTTTAGCAGTCAATGAAGATGACCAAAGTCTAACATTTGCAGGTGATATTCCGGAAGGTTCGTATGTAAGATTAATGAAAGCCAATGTTGACAGATTAATCGATGGCGCAGTAACAGCTGCACATACAAGTCTGGAACCTTCAAAATCACATCCTGACCTTGCAATATTAATCAGCTGCGTTGGCAGAAAACTTGTATTAAAGCAGCTTGTTGAAGAAGAAGTTGAAGGTGTCAGAAATGTTGTCGGGAATGATACAGCCATTACGGGATTTTATTCTTACGGAGAAATTTCACCTTTCTCTAAAGATGCAAAATGCGAGCTTCATAATCAGACAATGACCATTACAACAATCAGCGAAAAATAAATAAGGACAATCGTAATTCTTAATGGATAAAAAACGACACAGGTTATTAGAAAGACAGATAAAAAAAGTTTTTTCTGAAGAGGATTTAGAGCATAAGAAACTAAATGATTTTATAGAATCTGTTAATGATGCATATCTCGGATTTGAAGATGACCATAAACAATCTGAAAGAACCTTAGAGCTCAGCCTTAACGAATTATTTAAGGCCAATAAACAGCTTAATGATTCTAAACTACTGCTGGAAAATACTGTTCAGGAAAGAACGCAGGAATTAGTAAAGGCATTAGAGAGAATCAAGGAAAGTGAGCACAGGTTTAGAAATCTTGTACAGAATTCTTCTGATATAATTACAATTCTCGATAAAGAAGGTATCATTAAATATGAAAGTCCTTCATTCTTCAGAATATTCGGATATAGTGAAAAGGAAATTTTGGGTAAAAGCGCTTTTCAATATATTCATCCTGACGACTTAGGAAAAGTTCAGGAACAATTTGTAAAACTTATTCAGAACCCTGAAGAGATTGTGTCTGTTGAGTTCAGATATAAAACTACAGAAGGCAATTATAAGACTCTTGAAGCTATTGGCAATAATCTTCTTGATAATGATAGTATTGCCGGAATTGTTGTCAACTCCAGGGACATAGAGGACAGAAAAAAAGCTGAGGCGGAAATTATTGAGAAGAGTCAGATTCTGAATGGAATACTTTCAAGTCTTCCTGTATTAATCTACAAAATAAATAAGGAAGGAAAATTTACTGAAGTAGCAGGTGCATCAAAATCTTTAGGATTAGATGACGCCAGCTTACTTGGAGTAGATGTTAAAGAACAGTTCCCCGGCATTCACGAGAATATTCCCAAGGCATTATCCGGAGAATATTTTTCGTTCGTACTTACAAGTTCAATGCGCGGAAGCACAAAATATTTTGAGAACTTTTTATTCGAAGATAAAAACTCAAAAGGTAATTTAATTGGTTTTGCTTTAGATATCACCGAGAATAAAAAAGCAGAGAAGAAGTTAAAAGAATACTCAAATGATTTAGAAAAAATCAATAAAGAACTGGACCAGTTCGCATATGTAGTATCCCATGATTTAAAAGCTCCGCTACGTGCTATTAATAATTTATCACAATGGATTGAAGAGGATTTAGAGGGAGTGCTAGAAGGAGAAACTGCTCAGAATTTTGAACTGCTTCGAGGAAGAGTGAACAGAATGGAAGCTCTTATAAACGGAATACTTGAATACTCCAGAGCAGGAAGAATGAAGTTTAATTCTCAATCCGTTGCTTTGAATTCTTTTATTGAAGAGATTGTTCAGAACTTAGCACCTGCTGATAATGTTAAAATTACGATTCAACCCGGTATGCCTTCCATCTCAACAGAGAAAGTTGCACTTGAACAAGTTTTCTCTAATCTGATCAGTAATGCTATAAAATATAATAATTCACCCGAGCCTGCTGTAAATATAACATATGAAGAACTGGATAAGCATTATAAATTTTGTGTGGAAGATAACGGCGAAGGAATTGCTCCCGAGTTTCATGATAAAATATTTGTAATATTTCAGACTTTACAATCACGCGATAAAATAGAAAGTACAGGTGTTGGACTTGCTATAGTGAAGAAAATAGTCGAAGATAAGAACGGAACTGTATGGGTAGATTCGGATAAAGGGAAAGGAACGAGATTTTATTTCACCTGGCATAAATAACAAATACCAAATAAAAAATTTAATTAAACTAATAATAAAATGCCTGAATCAATCATTAACATTTTCTTAGTAGAAGATGATGAAGTTGATATCATGAATGTGAAAAGAGCATTCAAAAAAAACAATATAACAAATCCTTTATACGTTGCAGGAAACGGAATAGAAGCGTTAAATATGCTGCGCGGAGAACATGGAGTAGAGAAAATTCCGAGACCAAGAATTATACTCCTTGATTTGAACATGCCTAAAATGGGCGGCATTGAATTTCTTAAGGAAATAAGACAGGATGATGAATTAAAAAACATCAGTGTATTTGTAATGACAACTTCAAACGAAGATAATGATAAAGTGGATGCTTACAGCCTGAACGTTGCAGGATACATATTGAAACCATTATCTATGGAAAGCTTTGTTGCTGCAGTTTCTACGCTGAAGAATTATTGGATGCTATGTGAGTATCCAAATTAATATTTATAAAACCCTATGAACCAGTTCAAACCATTAAATATTTTATTAATAGAGGACGATAAGGCTGATGCAACTGTATTCCGGCGGGCTATGAAAAAAACCTACCTCGATTTCAACATTGAGGTATGCACCGAGGGCGATAAGGTTGTTCCATTGCTCAAGACGCAGTCTTTTGATTTTATCTTTCTCGATTATCAGTTACCCGGGGCGGACGGGCTATCAATCCTTCAGCAAATCAAGCTGGAGTTTATGAATATACCTGTTGTAGTTATAACATCACAGGGAGATGAAAAAATAGCTGTTGATATGATGAAGAACGGAGCTTTTGATTACTTCCCAAAATCCTACATCACTTCCGAAAGGCTGATGCAGGTGCTGCATACAGGCTTAAAACTGCAATCAATAGAGGAAGAAAAAAACCAGGCAACAATCTCCCTTAAGGAAAATGAACGTCTGCTTGACTTGGTTTACAACTCGACCAATGTCGGCATGTCTTTGGTCGATGAGAATGGTATAATCCTTCGTGTTAATAATGCTTATTGCCATCTTTTCGGTTATAAAAAAGATGATATAGTAGGAAATGATTTTACGAATTACATTGCAGAAGAGAACAAAGAATCAGCAGTTAATAAGTTCAGAGACTTCATGGCAAAGGGGAATGAAAATACCTACGAACATGTAATTATGAACGATGAAAACGAACCTGTTAATCTTTTTGTTACAGAAAAGATTTTCACTGATGAGCATGGCAATAAGTTTATGATTGCAACGTTCACCGATATTACTTTAAAGAAACAGGACGAAGAACATAAGAGACTTATTGAATCTGTTATACTCAATTCCAACGAAGCAATCTCTCTGATGAAAGTTGTAAATAACGAAACTCAGGAATTGCAGACAATATTTATTAATGATGCATTTACAAAGCTTACAGGATACGAATCATTTGAAATATTAGGTCAGAAATATGCTGTGCTGTTCGGCGAGCGGACCGATAAAATCGAGCTGAACAAATTATATGATTCCATTTATCTCAAGCAAAAAGCAGAAGTTGAGATAATCTGCTATACAAAAAATCACAGTGAGTATTGGGTAAATCTAAACATCTCTCCTATCCCGGATGACTCAGGCAGAATAACTCACTGGGTATTTATACAAAGAGATATTACTGAGAAGAAGAAAATAGAAGAAAGCTTAAAGCGCTCAAAACTGGAAGCAGAAACAGCCGCAAGACAAAGAGCCGACTTCCTTTCTAATATGAGCCATGAAATCAGAACTCCTATGAATGCAATCATAGGCTTGACTGAATTAATGCTTCAGGAAACTAAAGATGAAAAATTCCTTGAGAACCTTCAGTCGGTAAAATTCTCTGCCGATAATCTTTTAGTTATTATAAACGAAATCTTAGACTACTCAAAGCTTGATGCAGGAAAAGTTAAAGTTGAAAACATCAGCTTCGATATCAAACAAATATTCAGAGAACTTGAAAAATCAATCGGACTTAAAGCTAAAGAGAAGAGTATTGAATTTACCTCTGAAGTAGATGCAAACTGCCCTCAATATTTAATTGGAGACCCTGTACGCATAAACCAAATTTTAATTAACCTTGCCGGTAATGCTATTAAGTTTACTCATAAAGGTAAAGTTGAAGTTAAGGCTGAATTAATAACCAAGTCTTCAAATGAAGTTAAACTTCTCTTCTCAGTAACTGATACAGGAATAGGAATACCTGATGACAAACTTCACCTGATATTCGAAAGCTTCATGCAGGCTTACACAGATACTGCAAGATTATTCGGCGGTACAGGACTTGGGCTAACTATCTCCAAGAAGCTCATAGAAATGCTCAAAGGTGAAATTAGAGTTGAGAGCAAAGTCGGTGTTGGTTCCAAATTCTATTTTGAGCTTTCTTTAGCAATTGATAAGAAGGAACACAAACCTGAAACAACTCAAGCTGCGAAGGAAACGAAAGACCTATCAGGAGTAAAAGTCCTAATTGCCGAAGATAACAGAATGAATCAGCTTGTTGCAAAACAGATATTCAAGAAATGGAATGTCGATCTGCAAATTGCAAATACAGGACTTGAAGCTGTTCAGCTTCTAAGTGAGAAACATTACGATGTTGTGCTTATGGATTTACAGATGCCTGAGATGAACGGTTACGAAGCCACTGAGTTTATTCGCGATAAATCTTCTGCCGTACTTGACCATAACATTCCAATCATTGCTTTGACTGCAGATGCATTCGGTGAAACTAAAGGCAAGGTGCTTGATATAGGTATGAACGATTTCCTTATGAAGCCGTTCAAACAAGAGGAACTTTATGAAAAGATTACAAAGTACTTAAATTAATTTGAATTAATAAAACAGGGATTTGCATCAATAAATCCCTGTTTACACTTCTTATAATCTCTTACGCTTCCTGCGTTTCCTTAGCTGATTTTAATATATAAGCAACTTTATTAGCAACTGTGTTTGCATCGTTGTTTTCTATATCAAGTCTTTCAATCATATGAACAAGCTTTCCGTCTTTCAGCATTGCCATTTGAGGCGATGATGGCGGATATCCTTCAAAATAATTTCTTGCTTCGTTCACTGCATCTTTTTCCATACCTGCAAAAACTGTTACAAGCCTATCCGGCATATAGTTATTTTCTTTTGCCCAGTCAA
This is a stretch of genomic DNA from Bacteroidota bacterium. It encodes these proteins:
- a CDS encoding PAS domain S-box protein, with amino-acid sequence MDKKRHRLLERQIKKVFSEEDLEHKKLNDFIESVNDAYLGFEDDHKQSERTLELSLNELFKANKQLNDSKLLLENTVQERTQELVKALERIKESEHRFRNLVQNSSDIITILDKEGIIKYESPSFFRIFGYSEKEILGKSAFQYIHPDDLGKVQEQFVKLIQNPEEIVSVEFRYKTTEGNYKTLEAIGNNLLDNDSIAGIVVNSRDIEDRKKAEAEIIEKSQILNGILSSLPVLIYKINKEGKFTEVAGASKSLGLDDASLLGVDVKEQFPGIHENIPKALSGEYFSFVLTSSMRGSTKYFENFLFEDKNSKGNLIGFALDITENKKAEKKLKEYSNDLEKINKELDQFAYVVSHDLKAPLRAINNLSQWIEEDLEGVLEGETAQNFELLRGRVNRMEALINGILEYSRAGRMKFNSQSVALNSFIEEIVQNLAPADNVKITIQPGMPSISTEKVALEQVFSNLISNAIKYNNSPEPAVNITYEELDKHYKFCVEDNGEGIAPEFHDKIFVIFQTLQSRDKIESTGVGLAIVKKIVEDKNGTVWVDSDKGKGTRFYFTWHK
- a CDS encoding response regulator, translated to MPESIINIFLVEDDEVDIMNVKRAFKKNNITNPLYVAGNGIEALNMLRGEHGVEKIPRPRIILLDLNMPKMGGIEFLKEIRQDDELKNISVFVMTTSNEDNDKVDAYSLNVAGYILKPLSMESFVAAVSTLKNYWMLCEYPN
- a CDS encoding T9SS type A sorting domain-containing protein; amino-acid sequence: LVTGVGTQLTLTPDKYELAQNYPNPFNPTTKINFSLPKQGFVSLNIFDVTGREVAKLVNEVTEAGYHSVDFNASNFASGVYFYRIEAGEFTDTRRMMLIK
- a CDS encoding GNAT family N-acetyltransferase, producing the protein MMNLQPVTLKGERVTLIPLSIEHLDGLYDAIIHEDVWAYRLEKITTEDGLRKFMQVALDGEKEKEIYAFTIIDNETGKIIGTTRFADISPENHFLEIGWTSISPEVMRSKVNTECKYLLLKHCFETLKTVRVCFKTLSINKRSQNAILRIGAKHEGTLRWIGKTSDGEFVDVVYFSIIQPEWESVKSHLENLLIKKY
- a CDS encoding response regulator — its product is MNQFKPLNILLIEDDKADATVFRRAMKKTYLDFNIEVCTEGDKVVPLLKTQSFDFIFLDYQLPGADGLSILQQIKLEFMNIPVVVITSQGDEKIAVDMMKNGAFDYFPKSYITSERLMQVLHTGLKLQSIEEEKNQATISLKENERLLDLVYNSTNVGMSLVDENGIILRVNNAYCHLFGYKKDDIVGNDFTNYIAEENKESAVNKFRDFMAKGNENTYEHVIMNDENEPVNLFVTEKIFTDEHGNKFMIATFTDITLKKQDEEHKRLIESVILNSNEAISLMKVVNNETQELQTIFINDAFTKLTGYESFEILGQKYAVLFGERTDKIELNKLYDSIYLKQKAEVEIICYTKNHSEYWVNLNISPIPDDSGRITHWVFIQRDITEKKKIEESLKRSKLEAETAARQRADFLSNMSHEIRTPMNAIIGLTELMLQETKDEKFLENLQSVKFSADNLLVIINEILDYSKLDAGKVKVENISFDIKQIFRELEKSIGLKAKEKSIEFTSEVDANCPQYLIGDPVRINQILINLAGNAIKFTHKGKVEVKAELITKSSNEVKLLFSVTDTGIGIPDDKLHLIFESFMQAYTDTARLFGGTGLGLTISKKLIEMLKGEIRVESKVGVGSKFYFELSLAIDKKEHKPETTQAAKETKDLSGVKVLIAEDNRMNQLVAKQIFKKWNVDLQIANTGLEAVQLLSEKHYDVVLMDLQMPEMNGYEATEFIRDKSSAVLDHNIPIIALTADAFGETKGKVLDIGMNDFLMKPFKQEELYEKITKYLN
- a CDS encoding BrxA/BrxB family bacilliredoxin, coding for MYDPIMVQPMRDEAKEIGFTELYTPEEVKNELSKEGTTFVFVNSVCGCAAGKARPGLAAAIDWAKENNYMPDRLVTVFAGMEKDAVNEARNYFEGYPPSSPQMAMLKDGKLVHMIERLDIENNDANTVANKVAYILKSAKETQEA
- a CDS encoding FIST C-terminal domain-containing protein encodes the protein MKTEQSKWTPEGGWEHLTNTKINEGAQLLLLFGKGQHLKDASLINDIKKRYPLAKIIGCSTSGEIVGTNVIDNSIIATAVQFKSSHLAEHSLKIGSTDESFDIGRKLVEGFNQGGLKHIFVLSDGLNINGSELVAGMRSVLPEGVQVTGGLAGDGADFKETVVINSHGTAESKVINAIALYGEDLTIGYGSFGGWDSFGIDRLVTKSKANVLYELDNSPALELYKSFLGDQAEALPASGLLFPLSMRMETDSQPVVRTILAVNEDDQSLTFAGDIPEGSYVRLMKANVDRLIDGAVTAAHTSLEPSKSHPDLAILISCVGRKLVLKQLVEEEVEGVRNVVGNDTAITGFYSYGEISPFSKDAKCELHNQTMTITTISEK